A single Pedobacter sp. PACM 27299 DNA region contains:
- a CDS encoding ABC transporter permease, with protein MRSTCQIIIREWNRILHLKVFYLVMLVVPALLFSFYAYIYQEKEAKNLPFAIWDDDQSPVSRQLIFLLEQRDALRITKRLYSEAEVQRAIQKGEIMGAVHFPVNMQNDIYSRHPSTVTLYTNAAALVPAKMVYKAAAQVIITGSTGVILKKLVKTGMPPDRAMALANPIKLDTYQLYNATYNYQEYLVPGLITVGMQMILIISSMLALNYEYKTNTMPQLYELAKGSAFRVIAGKTIAHLVVSWFNFAIIAFILFPFFDIGVPAATGKFFALYTLLSIACIGIGMFISALFKDVMLSGDVALFYTSPAFVFSGFTFPRWAMPWYDQYYATIMPYTPFLDTFFKIYYMNLPFYYAQADLYKLLLFPAVMFPTALILFQRQFNNSKNEAAVEPVLN; from the coding sequence ATGCGCTCCACTTGTCAAATCATCATTCGGGAATGGAACAGGATTCTCCATCTAAAGGTATTTTACCTGGTGATGCTGGTGGTTCCTGCTCTGTTGTTTTCTTTTTATGCGTATATCTATCAGGAGAAAGAAGCGAAAAACCTTCCTTTTGCGATTTGGGATGACGATCAAAGTCCGGTAAGCCGACAGCTGATTTTCTTGCTGGAGCAGCGGGATGCGTTACGAATTACCAAAAGGTTGTATAGCGAAGCAGAAGTGCAGCGCGCCATACAGAAAGGGGAGATCATGGGTGCCGTACATTTCCCGGTAAATATGCAGAACGATATATATAGCCGTCATCCCAGCACAGTGACGTTGTATACGAATGCGGCGGCTTTAGTACCCGCCAAAATGGTGTATAAAGCAGCAGCGCAGGTGATCATTACCGGAAGCACAGGGGTCATTTTGAAAAAGCTGGTGAAGACGGGAATGCCGCCAGATCGGGCTATGGCTTTAGCGAACCCCATTAAACTGGATACCTATCAGCTGTACAATGCGACTTATAATTATCAGGAATACTTGGTACCCGGGCTGATTACGGTGGGGATGCAGATGATTTTGATCATCAGCAGCATGCTGGCGCTAAATTATGAATACAAGACCAATACGATGCCGCAGTTATATGAGCTGGCAAAGGGATCAGCATTTCGCGTAATTGCCGGTAAAACGATCGCCCATCTGGTGGTCAGCTGGTTCAATTTTGCCATTATTGCCTTTATTCTCTTTCCTTTCTTTGATATCGGTGTGCCAGCAGCAACAGGTAAGTTTTTTGCACTGTATACCCTGCTGTCTATCGCTTGTATCGGTATCGGAATGTTCATTTCTGCTTTGTTTAAAGATGTCATGCTTTCGGGTGATGTGGCTTTGTTTTATACTTCGCCGGCCTTTGTGTTCAGCGGTTTTACTTTTCCAAGATGGGCAATGCCCTGGTATGATCAGTACTATGCGACGATTATGCCCTATACGCCATTTCTGGATACTTTCTTTAAGATATATTATATGAACCTGCCTTTCTATTATGCGCAGGCTGATTTGTATAAATTATTGTTGTTTCCAGCAGTCATGTTCCCGACTGCCTTAATTCTTTTCCAACGTCAATTTAATAACAGCAAAAATGAAGCAGCAGTCGAACCCGTCCTTAATTAA
- a CDS encoding glycine--tRNA ligase codes for MAKNTNDEQFKNVISHAKEYGFVFQSSEIYDGLSAVYDYGQLGSELKNNIKTYWWKSMVQMHENIVGIDSAIFMHPKVWKASGHVDGFSDPMIDNKDSKKRYRADQLLEDKIARYEKDGKTDKAAKLQADMDDALTADDLPRLKLLIEEHEIACPVSGTKNWTDVRQFNLMFSTQFGAMAEGAEEVYLRPETAQGIFVNFLNVQKSGRMKIPFGIAQIGKAFRNEVIARQFIMRMREFEQMEMQFFVRPGEDAKWFAYWKEARLKWHEALGTPAEKYRFHDHVKLAHYANAATDIEFEFPFGFKEVEGIHSRTDFDLTQHQTFSGKKMQYFDAELNEEGKPYGNYVPYVIETSIGLDRMFLLTMINAFEEQDLSTEEKQDSRTLLRLHPCLAPVKVAIFPLTKKDGLPEKAREIMNSLKLDFNCVYEEKDAIGKRYRRQDAIGTPFCLTVDHQTLEDNTVTIRHRDSMEQQRIDIKDLEELISSRVSWKNLLR; via the coding sequence ATGGCAAAGAACACTAACGACGAACAATTTAAAAATGTAATATCACATGCCAAGGAATACGGTTTTGTATTTCAAAGCAGCGAGATTTATGACGGACTAAGTGCGGTATATGACTACGGACAATTAGGCTCTGAATTAAAAAATAACATTAAAACTTATTGGTGGAAATCCATGGTTCAGATGCATGAAAACATTGTAGGAATTGATTCTGCAATCTTTATGCACCCGAAAGTATGGAAAGCCAGCGGACATGTAGACGGCTTTAGCGATCCAATGATCGACAATAAAGACTCGAAAAAACGCTACCGTGCAGACCAGTTGTTAGAAGATAAAATTGCCCGTTACGAGAAAGACGGTAAAACTGATAAAGCTGCAAAATTGCAAGCTGATATGGATGATGCATTAACAGCTGATGATCTTCCACGCTTAAAACTACTGATCGAAGAGCATGAAATTGCTTGTCCGGTGAGTGGTACAAAAAACTGGACGGATGTACGCCAGTTTAACCTGATGTTCAGCACACAGTTTGGTGCCATGGCAGAAGGTGCTGAAGAAGTATATTTACGTCCGGAAACTGCACAAGGTATCTTTGTGAATTTCTTGAACGTGCAGAAATCAGGAAGAATGAAAATTCCTTTCGGAATCGCACAGATTGGTAAAGCGTTCAGAAATGAAGTCATTGCCCGTCAGTTCATCATGAGAATGCGTGAATTTGAACAAATGGAGATGCAATTCTTTGTTCGTCCAGGTGAAGATGCAAAATGGTTTGCTTACTGGAAAGAAGCACGTCTAAAATGGCATGAGGCTTTAGGTACTCCTGCGGAGAAATACCGTTTCCATGACCATGTGAAATTAGCACATTACGCAAATGCCGCTACTGATATTGAATTTGAATTCCCATTCGGATTTAAAGAAGTAGAGGGTATCCATAGCCGTACAGATTTCGATTTGACACAGCACCAGACTTTCTCTGGTAAGAAAATGCAGTATTTCGACGCCGAACTAAACGAAGAAGGCAAGCCTTACGGAAATTATGTTCCTTACGTGATCGAAACTTCTATCGGTTTAGACCGTATGTTTTTATTAACAATGATCAATGCTTTCGAAGAGCAGGATTTGAGTACAGAAGAAAAACAAGACAGCAGAACTTTACTACGCTTACACCCTTGTTTAGCACCGGTTAAAGTAGCAATCTTCCCATTAACGAAGAAAGACGGTTTACCAGAAAAAGCAAGAGAAATCATGAACAGCCTGAAACTTGATTTCAACTGTGTGTATGAAGAAAAAGATGCCATTGGTAAACGTTACCGCAGACAAGATGCGATTGGTACGCCATTCTGTTTAACTGTAGATCACCAGACTTTAGAAGACAATACCGTAACTATCCGTCACCGTGATTCGATGGAACAGCAAAGAATTGACATTAAAGACCTGGAAGAATTGATCTCTAGCAGAGTAAGCTGGAAAAACCTTTTAAGATAA
- a CDS encoding ABC transporter permease, with translation MKQQSNPSLINLLLREAGLVVKDHSLLLTLLIAPLLYAFFYGSIYINKEEENVKLAIVDDDQTRLSRLLQQHIDNSPMVELIHFSNLEDAKEQMYEGNCQGYMYIPRGTQTNLLSLKQSNVVLAVNAARFLPSSDILASVQAICLTVGAGVRLQFFEKSEGMTSAIAMQNVMPVSLDYRPLFNERSSYGAFLLPGLLALILQQTLLIGLSESVAAERQHSTIGGWLRGGASMAIWGKGLFYLILFSAYAFFFLNVNYSLLNLPMRGNGFELSLLLLLFLLTLIPMGQFIGSLFKSQLLCLQMMAFSTYPIFLITGYSWPFESLPLPIQWLSMLLPTTPFIQIYTAMVQSGASIWENPKLLLHLMLLWAFYSGICYARLHTLRKRVLA, from the coding sequence ATGAAGCAGCAGTCGAACCCGTCCTTAATTAATCTTTTACTGAGAGAAGCAGGGCTAGTGGTGAAGGACCATAGTTTGCTCCTTACACTGCTGATCGCACCTTTGCTTTATGCTTTTTTTTATGGCAGTATTTACATTAACAAAGAAGAAGAAAATGTGAAACTGGCCATTGTAGATGACGATCAGACTCGCTTGTCTCGTTTATTACAACAGCATATAGACAATTCTCCAATGGTAGAACTGATCCATTTTTCTAACCTGGAAGATGCAAAAGAACAGATGTATGAAGGAAATTGTCAGGGCTATATGTACATCCCAAGAGGAACGCAGACTAACTTGTTAAGTTTGAAGCAAAGCAATGTGGTACTGGCGGTAAATGCAGCCAGATTTCTGCCTTCCAGTGACATTCTGGCCAGTGTACAAGCCATCTGCCTGACTGTCGGTGCAGGAGTTCGGCTCCAGTTTTTCGAGAAAAGCGAGGGGATGACTTCCGCCATTGCCATGCAGAATGTGATGCCTGTCAGTCTGGATTATCGTCCGCTGTTTAATGAACGTTCGAGTTATGGCGCTTTCTTATTGCCCGGCTTGCTGGCACTGATCCTGCAGCAAACCTTGTTAATAGGTCTTTCCGAAAGTGTAGCCGCAGAAAGACAGCATTCCACTATTGGTGGTTGGTTAAGGGGAGGAGCGTCCATGGCAATTTGGGGAAAGGGATTATTTTACCTGATCCTGTTTTCCGCTTATGCATTTTTCTTTCTGAATGTGAATTACAGTTTGCTGAACCTGCCCATGAGGGGCAATGGTTTTGAGCTCAGCTTATTACTGCTGCTGTTCCTGCTCACGTTAATCCCTATGGGACAGTTTATCGGTTCCCTGTTCAAATCGCAATTACTCTGTTTACAGATGATGGCCTTTTCCACGTATCCGATTTTCCTGATTACTGGATATTCCTGGCCTTTTGAGTCTTTACCCTTGCCGATACAGTGGTTGTCGATGTTATTACCAACTACACCCTTTATCCAGATCTATACAGCAATGGTACAGTCGGGGGCAAGTATATGGGAGAATCCAAAGTTATTGCTGCACCTGATGCTGTTGTGGGCTTTCTATAGTGGCATTTGTTATGCACGTTTGCATACTTTGAGAAAGCGGGTTTTGGCTTAG
- a CDS encoding TolC family protein: MFKQIHTYKNYALLCGLMACGMTVNAQNTSLEDCFNLANQNNLSLRQAKSSLASGEANLKAEKKSYLPKVDLLSSYTYLSSPLTINLQQARDGVVNGSSQQSVNTANEVFKEITGNPLPQSVQDRIYNTSKNVIGAIYPDYNPSLSRQSYFVAGVGFRQPIFLGYKLDAAGNLAESLVKSADINVDLVAKELEFLISLQYLRILYLNTLLSEQQTMVNALMKNKEYAQQLVKNEILAPYQKSWTNVVLIQAESQFNNIKLEQENAKVELNKLLGIPLDSNIVIADTLKYCPIEPAAPKEDFWVSNPIYRLAGSKINYAKTAEKISRSFSLPNIFAIGNYNLYQKDLPVTMPDWFIGLEMQWSLFNGQTRKRTQAASKLVEEAKLGEQSAGLALQVQSTVARNKMKSLQNDVYALGNARKEAHTTSTLIGERMKNQLSSPKDVNDALLVETEIDKGYHTAVFGYYLAVAAYFNSIGTPKELAKYLK, translated from the coding sequence ATGTTTAAACAAATACATACCTATAAAAATTATGCCCTGCTTTGTGGTCTGATGGCTTGTGGCATGACTGTGAATGCACAAAACACCTCATTGGAAGATTGTTTTAACCTTGCAAATCAAAACAACCTGAGCCTCAGACAAGCGAAATCTTCTTTGGCTTCAGGGGAGGCTAACCTGAAAGCAGAGAAGAAAAGTTACTTGCCAAAAGTGGATTTATTGTCGAGCTATACCTACCTGAGCAGTCCTTTAACGATCAATCTGCAGCAGGCAAGAGATGGTGTGGTGAACGGTTCTTCTCAGCAAAGTGTGAATACGGCCAATGAGGTGTTCAAAGAAATTACCGGAAATCCACTGCCTCAGTCTGTGCAGGATCGCATATATAATACCTCTAAAAATGTAATCGGAGCCATTTATCCGGATTATAATCCGAGTTTAAGCAGACAATCTTATTTCGTGGCTGGGGTAGGTTTTCGACAGCCCATATTTTTAGGCTATAAATTAGATGCTGCGGGAAACCTGGCAGAATCCCTGGTGAAGTCGGCAGATATCAATGTAGACCTGGTAGCGAAGGAACTGGAATTCCTGATTTCTTTGCAGTACCTGCGGATTTTATACTTAAATACCTTGCTTTCTGAGCAGCAGACCATGGTGAATGCGCTGATGAAAAATAAGGAGTATGCACAGCAGCTGGTGAAAAATGAGATCCTTGCCCCATACCAGAAAAGCTGGACAAATGTAGTCTTGATCCAGGCAGAAAGTCAGTTTAACAATATAAAACTGGAACAGGAAAATGCCAAGGTGGAATTGAATAAACTACTGGGGATTCCTTTAGACTCGAATATTGTGATCGCGGATACGCTAAAATATTGTCCTATAGAACCAGCAGCTCCAAAAGAAGATTTCTGGGTGTCGAATCCGATTTACAGACTCGCGGGCAGCAAAATCAATTATGCGAAAACCGCAGAAAAGATCAGCAGGTCTTTCTCTCTGCCTAATATTTTTGCCATCGGTAATTATAACCTTTATCAAAAAGACCTTCCGGTTACGATGCCGGATTGGTTTATCGGCCTGGAGATGCAATGGAGTTTGTTTAACGGACAGACCCGTAAACGCACCCAAGCTGCTAGCAAGCTGGTGGAAGAGGCAAAACTTGGAGAACAGAGTGCCGGATTGGCCTTGCAGGTGCAATCTACGGTAGCTCGAAATAAAATGAAATCACTGCAAAACGATGTATACGCCTTAGGTAATGCCCGTAAGGAAGCACATACAACAAGTACTTTGATCGGTGAAAGGATGAAAAACCAGCTTTCTTCTCCTAAAGATGTGAACGATGCTTTATTGGTAGAAACGGAAATCGACAAAGGTTACCATACCGCAGTGTTTGGGTATTACCTGGCTGTTGCCGCTTACTTTAACAGCATTGGAACGCCAAAAGAACTGGCGAAATACCTGAAATAA
- a CDS encoding succinate dehydrogenase/fumarate reductase iron-sulfur subunit, which translates to MKIYLKIWRQSDAGSPGKLVDYELDNVIPHMSFLEMMDTLNEQLILSGDRPVEFDHDCREGICGQCGMMINGRAHGPIKHLTTCQLHMREFKDGDTIYIEPFRGAAFPVKRDLRVDRSAFDRIIQAGGFVSVNTGQAPEANGIPITHEQAESAFDSAACIGCGACVATCKNSSAALFTSAKIAHLVKLPQGKMESNKRVLSMVAQMDLEDFGHCTNTEACEVECPQSISVLNIARMNWEYTLSKVLKK; encoded by the coding sequence ATGAAAATCTATTTAAAAATATGGCGACAAAGTGATGCCGGTAGTCCGGGGAAATTGGTCGATTATGAATTGGACAATGTGATTCCTCACATGTCCTTTCTGGAAATGATGGACACGCTGAACGAACAGCTGATTTTGAGCGGTGATCGTCCGGTGGAGTTCGACCATGATTGCCGGGAAGGTATTTGCGGACAATGCGGGATGATGATCAACGGTCGTGCACATGGTCCGATCAAACATTTGACCACTTGTCAGCTGCACATGAGGGAGTTTAAAGATGGGGATACGATTTATATTGAACCCTTTAGAGGGGCCGCATTCCCGGTGAAAAGGGATTTACGGGTAGACCGTTCTGCTTTCGATCGCATCATTCAGGCCGGAGGTTTTGTGTCGGTAAATACCGGTCAGGCACCAGAAGCAAATGGCATTCCGATCACGCATGAACAGGCCGAATCGGCTTTCGATAGTGCCGCATGTATCGGATGCGGGGCTTGCGTGGCTACCTGCAAAAACTCCAGCGCGGCATTGTTTACTTCTGCAAAGATTGCGCACCTGGTAAAATTGCCGCAAGGAAAGATGGAATCTAATAAACGCGTGCTGTCTATGGTGGCACAAATGGACCTCGAAGATTTTGGCCATTGTACCAATACCGAAGCCTGTGAAGTGGAATGTCCGCAAAGTATTTCCGTCTTGAATATCGCCAGAATGAATTGGGAATATACCCTGAGTAAAGTTTTAAAAAAGTAA
- a CDS encoding HlyD family secretion protein: MKDIIKNYWALLIPIIVVIATLFFFLAGNKKQDNNFIGMVDASSVDVAAEFPGRLDSLLVELGDTVKEGQIVAILRSNEIDAIKAQALAAIDAAKGQQELLLKGARPELIDATSKLYQISEDQYKLFSATNDRMQRLYNADVISGQERDVFYFRYEAAKKEMEMAKLNLKMLKDGTRPEIMKTANAIVKQAEQAYELTKSLGDNTRVHAPADGVISSLVTHQGEIVSIGYPMMTIEKKNSKLIRFNVRQDESNLLKVGSVASVKVPGCDPETFEVKVTSIAPTLEFANWVPTKDKGQFELRTFTIELKPENAAGIKGLRAGMTASLILP, translated from the coding sequence ATGAAAGATATCATCAAAAATTACTGGGCTTTACTGATCCCTATTATCGTGGTCATCGCCACTTTGTTCTTCTTTCTGGCAGGGAATAAGAAACAAGACAATAATTTCATCGGCATGGTAGATGCTTCCAGTGTAGATGTGGCGGCTGAATTTCCTGGTCGTCTGGATTCTTTATTGGTAGAACTTGGCGATACGGTAAAAGAGGGGCAAATTGTGGCCATTCTTCGTTCTAACGAGATAGATGCGATAAAAGCACAAGCCCTTGCTGCCATTGATGCAGCAAAAGGGCAGCAGGAATTGCTGTTAAAAGGTGCCAGACCAGAACTGATCGATGCGACTTCCAAACTGTACCAGATCAGCGAAGATCAGTACAAGTTATTTAGTGCCACTAATGATAGGATGCAGCGTTTGTACAATGCGGACGTGATTTCCGGTCAGGAAAGAGATGTTTTCTATTTCCGCTATGAGGCGGCTAAAAAAGAAATGGAAATGGCAAAGCTGAACTTGAAAATGCTGAAAGATGGCACGCGTCCGGAGATTATGAAAACGGCGAATGCGATTGTAAAACAAGCGGAACAGGCTTATGAACTGACCAAATCTTTAGGCGACAATACCCGCGTACATGCACCTGCAGATGGGGTGATTTCTAGTTTAGTGACGCACCAAGGTGAAATTGTTTCTATAGGTTATCCAATGATGACTATTGAAAAGAAAAACTCTAAGCTGATTCGGTTCAATGTCCGCCAGGATGAGTCTAATCTGTTGAAAGTAGGTTCTGTAGCTTCAGTGAAAGTGCCGGGTTGTGATCCTGAAACTTTTGAAGTGAAAGTGACTTCTATTGCGCCAACCTTAGAGTTTGCGAATTGGGTACCTACAAAAGACAAAGGACAGTTTGAACTGAGAACATTTACAATAGAGCTGAAACCAGAAAACGCTGCCGGAATTAAAGGTTTACGTGCTGGTATGACGGCTTCCTTAATTTTGCCATAA